A single genomic interval of Corylus avellana chromosome ca10, CavTom2PMs-1.0 harbors:
- the LOC132164317 gene encoding syntaxin-71-like isoform X2: MASTEKNRASAAAMNAEVRRTKARLMDEIPKLRKLALKKVKGLSKEELVIRDDLVLGLAERIQVIPDGIATAAKQAGGWTASASHKNIKFDSSDGHFDNDFFDQTEESSQFRQEYEMRKMKQDQGLGIISDGLETLKNLAHDMNEELDRQVPLIDEIETKADTATSDIRNANVRLKKTLTQLRSSRNFCIDIILLCVILGIAAYLYNILS; the protein is encoded by the exons ATGGCTTCTACGGAGAAGAACAGGGCATCTGCAGCTGCCATGAACGCGGAGGTTCGTCGGACCAAGGCTCGATTGATGGACGAAATTCCTAAGCTGCGAAAATTGGCTCTCAAGAAG GTTAAAGGGCTTTCGAAAGAAGAACTAGTCATCCGTGATGATCTGGTTCTTGGACTGGCTGAGAGGATTCAAGTAATTCCAGATGGTATCGCTACTGCAGCCAAACAGGCTGGAGGATGGACAGCTTCAGCATCCCATAAGAATATCAAGTTTGACTCATCAG ATGGGCACTTTGACAATGATTTTTTCGATCAAACTGAAGAATCAAGTCAATTTAGACAAGAATATGAAATGCGCAAAATGAAACAG GACCAAGGTCTTGGTATCATATCTGATGGATTGGAAACCCTGAAAAATTTGGCTCATGATATGAATGAG GAATTGGATAGGCAAGTTCCACTAATTGATGAGATTGAAACAAAG GCGGACACGGCAACATCTGATATCAGAAATGCTAATGTCAGGCTCAAGAAAACTCTGACACAG TTGAGGTCCAGTCGAAACTTCTGCATCGACATCATTCTGCTCTGTGTAATTCTTGGTATTGCTGCCTACTTATATAA TATCTTGAGCTGA
- the LOC132164317 gene encoding syntaxin-71-like isoform X1, translating to MSVIDILFRVDEICKRYDKYDVEKQRQLNAYGDDAYARLYAFVENEIDAALHKSEMASTEKNRASAAAMNAEVRRTKARLMDEIPKLRKLALKKVKGLSKEELVIRDDLVLGLAERIQVIPDGIATAAKQAGGWTASASHKNIKFDSSDGHFDNDFFDQTEESSQFRQEYEMRKMKQDQGLGIISDGLETLKNLAHDMNEELDRQVPLIDEIETKADTATSDIRNANVRLKKTLTQLRSSRNFCIDIILLCVILGIAAYLYNILS from the exons ATGAGCGTGATAGACATTCTTTTCCGCGTCGACGAGATTTGCAAGAGGTACGACAAGTACGACGTGGAGAAGCAGCGCCAGCTCAACGCCTACGGCGACGATGCCTACGCTCGCCTCTACGCCTTCGTCGAGAATGAGATTGACGCTGCTCTTCAT AAATCTGAGATGGCTTCTACGGAGAAGAACAGGGCATCTGCAGCTGCCATGAACGCGGAGGTTCGTCGGACCAAGGCTCGATTGATGGACGAAATTCCTAAGCTGCGAAAATTGGCTCTCAAGAAG GTTAAAGGGCTTTCGAAAGAAGAACTAGTCATCCGTGATGATCTGGTTCTTGGACTGGCTGAGAGGATTCAAGTAATTCCAGATGGTATCGCTACTGCAGCCAAACAGGCTGGAGGATGGACAGCTTCAGCATCCCATAAGAATATCAAGTTTGACTCATCAG ATGGGCACTTTGACAATGATTTTTTCGATCAAACTGAAGAATCAAGTCAATTTAGACAAGAATATGAAATGCGCAAAATGAAACAG GACCAAGGTCTTGGTATCATATCTGATGGATTGGAAACCCTGAAAAATTTGGCTCATGATATGAATGAG GAATTGGATAGGCAAGTTCCACTAATTGATGAGATTGAAACAAAG GCGGACACGGCAACATCTGATATCAGAAATGCTAATGTCAGGCTCAAGAAAACTCTGACACAG TTGAGGTCCAGTCGAAACTTCTGCATCGACATCATTCTGCTCTGTGTAATTCTTGGTATTGCTGCCTACTTATATAA TATCTTGAGCTGA
- the LOC132163012 gene encoding NAC transcription factor 56-like, producing MGNSDFQFPPGFRFRMSDKELIVHYLENEVNSRPLPASVIAEIDLYKYNPWELPNKALFGEDEWYFFTPRERKYQKGARPTGTDKPIVNSCGSRQIGVKKALVFYTGPPPKRVKTEWIMNEYRLLHPSTSSRFKG from the exons ATGGGGAATTCCGATTTCCAATTTCCTCCTGGATTCAGGTTCCGTATGTCGGACAAGGAGCTCATCGTTCATTACTTGGAAAACGAAGTGAATTCACGTCCACTTCCGGCGTCGGTGATTGCTGAAATCGATCTCTATAAGTATAATCCATGGGAGCTACCAA ACAAGGCTTTGTTTGGAGAAGATGAGTGGTACTTCTTCACTCCGAGAGAGAGGAAGTACCAGAAAGGAGCGAGGCCGACCGGAACGGACAAGCCGATCGTAAACTCTTGTGGGTCGAGGCAGATAGGAGTCAAGAAAGCTCTGGTCTTTTATACCGGTCCACCTCCGAAAAGAGTTAAGACGGAGTGGATCATGAATGAATATAGACTCCTCCACCCGAGCACATCTTCAAGGTTTAAAGGGTAG
- the LOC132163013 gene encoding uncharacterized protein LOC132163013 → MEEKVQLTSADYNADLIMDNPFKDCQILPLILKGALPPIETISSIRFGGSQKGNHLTSVYGDASNNLKSSTTVSSLDSYFRKFSEENEYESFLSNEKEIKDLQPSKTLANYDMNCYSQNHSQYDNFNPKPSEPITVFQELIELPFTEKYLQ, encoded by the coding sequence ATGGAGGAGAAGGTGCAGCTTACTTCCGCAGACTATAATGCTGACCTGATCATGGACAACCCATTTAAAGACTGCCAAATCTTACCTTTAATACTTAAAGGTGCTCTACCTCCCATTGAGACCATTTCAAGCATAAGATTTGGAGGGAGCCAAAAAGGGAATCATTTGACTTCAGTCTATGGAGATGCTTCCAATAACTTGAAATCTTCTACAACAGTTTCCTCTTTGGACAGTTATTTCAGGAAATTTAGTGAGGAAAATGAGTATGAGAGTTTCCTATCCAACGAGAAGGAAATCAAGGATCTACAACCTAGCAAGACACTGGCCAATTATGATATGAATTGCTACAGCCAAAACCATTCTCAATATGACAACTTCAACCCTAAGCCCTCAGAACCCATCACTGTGTTTCAAGAGCTTATTGAATTACCCTTCACAGAGAAGTACTTACAGTAA